The Bacteroidota bacterium genome has a segment encoding these proteins:
- a CDS encoding deoxynucleoside kinase: protein MHVAIAGNIGSGKTTLTRLLAKHYKWEAHFEDVEENPYLTDFYDDMKRWSFNLQIYFLNSRFNQILEIRQKGKVVVQDRTIYEDAYIFAPNLHSMGLMHTRDFENYQSLFKMMVSLIQAPDLLIYLRASIPTLVNQIQKRGRDYENTLRLDYLKRLNERYEAWIEGYNLGKVLIVDANHTDYFNKPEDLRGVIDKIEAELYGLF from the coding sequence ATGCACGTAGCAATTGCAGGAAATATAGGTTCGGGAAAAACAACATTAACCCGATTGTTAGCAAAACATTACAAATGGGAAGCTCACTTCGAAGACGTAGAAGAAAATCCATATTTGACAGATTTTTACGACGATATGAAACGGTGGTCTTTCAATTTGCAAATCTATTTTTTAAATAGCAGATTCAATCAAATTTTGGAAATTCGCCAAAAAGGAAAGGTCGTTGTTCAAGATAGAACTATATATGAAGATGCTTATATTTTTGCCCCAAATCTTCATTCAATGGGACTGATGCACACTCGTGATTTCGAGAATTACCAATCATTGTTCAAAATGATGGTTTCGCTAATTCAAGCCCCCGATTTATTAATTTATTTGCGTGCAAGTATTCCAACATTAGTAAATCAAATTCAGAAACGAGGCAGAGACTACGAAAACACATTGAGATTAGACTATCTGAAAAGATTAAATGAAAGATACGAAGCCTGGATAGAAGGATACAATTTAGGAAAAGTCTTGATTGTTGATGCTAATCATACAGATTACTTTAATAAGCCTGAAGATTTGAGAGGTGTAATTGATAAAATTGAAGCGGAATTGTATGGGCTATTCTGA
- a CDS encoding FtsX-like permease family protein yields the protein MVNRFLLFENIKIAFQSIRSNLLRTILTICIIAVGITALVGILTTIDAMKFMLSNQFASMGTNTFSIEKRYTYYQGNTNQKQKTKKSRSYLYISYKDAIRFKSEYNFPSNVSIYTWASYVATVKYESKKTDPNIRVNGTDENYIQTAGREIWLGRNFTVQDIEMNRNVTIIGSELARNIFGKNTDPLDKIITIGNGKYKVIGVLTEKGSTFGGNEDKICLLPITNVRQYFSRPNMDFTIKVAPKNEKLLDIAVGEARGCFRKIRKLELDEEDNFRIEKMDQLLNTFFEDVKFITLSATIIGVITLLGAVIGLMNIMLVSVSERTREIGTRKAIGAKSVTIKQQFLLEAIIIGQLGGIFGIILGIVAGNIVTMLMDSNFYIPWVWISFGIAICFIVGILSGYIPAVKASKLDPINALRYE from the coding sequence ATGGTAAACAGATTTTTACTATTCGAGAATATTAAAATTGCTTTTCAATCAATTAGGTCGAACTTGCTTAGAACAATTTTAACAATATGTATTATTGCTGTAGGAATTACTGCCCTTGTTGGGATTCTTACTACTATCGATGCAATGAAATTTATGCTAAGCAATCAGTTTGCAAGCATGGGCACCAATACTTTTTCTATTGAAAAGCGATACACATATTATCAAGGAAATACGAATCAAAAACAAAAAACAAAAAAATCGAGATCGTATTTATATATCTCATATAAAGATGCAATTCGATTTAAATCTGAATACAATTTTCCATCTAATGTTTCGATTTATACATGGGCATCTTATGTTGCAACCGTAAAATATGAGTCGAAAAAAACCGATCCAAATATCCGGGTAAATGGCACCGATGAAAACTATATTCAAACTGCTGGCAGAGAAATTTGGTTGGGTAGAAATTTTACTGTTCAAGACATTGAGATGAATAGGAATGTTACAATTATTGGCAGCGAATTGGCAAGAAATATTTTTGGGAAAAATACAGATCCACTCGATAAGATTATTACAATTGGAAACGGCAAATATAAAGTAATAGGTGTTTTGACAGAGAAGGGCAGTACTTTTGGAGGAAATGAAGATAAAATTTGCCTACTACCTATCACTAATGTAAGGCAATATTTTTCGAGGCCAAACATGGATTTCACTATCAAAGTAGCTCCGAAAAATGAAAAGTTACTGGATATTGCAGTCGGTGAAGCCAGAGGATGTTTCAGAAAAATTAGAAAACTTGAGCTTGACGAGGAAGATAATTTCAGAATTGAAAAAATGGATCAATTGCTCAACACCTTTTTTGAGGATGTAAAATTTATTACTCTTTCGGCAACTATAATTGGAGTAATTACTCTGCTTGGAGCAGTAATTGGCTTGATGAATATTATGCTGGTTTCGGTATCGGAACGCACACGCGAAATTGGCACCAGAAAAGCAATTGGAGCAAAATCGGTTACCATTAAGCAACAGTTTTTGCTTGAAGCAATAATAATTGGTCAGCTTGGAGGAATATTTGGAATAATCTTAGGAATAGTCGCAGGAAATATTGTAACTATGCTTATGGATAGTAATTTTTATATCCCGTGGGTTTGGATAAGTTTTGGAATTGCAATATGCTTTATTGTAGGCATTTTATCTGGTTATATCCCGGCTGTAAAAGCATCTAAATTAGATCCGATAAATGCCTTACGATATGAATAG